Proteins encoded by one window of Ramlibacter tataouinensis:
- a CDS encoding electron transfer flavoprotein subunit alpha/FixB family protein, with product MTSLVIAEHDNASIKGATLNTVTAAAACGGDVHVLVAGHNAGEAAKAAAQIAGVAKVIHADGEQFAHGLAENVAAQVLAIAGNYSHILFPATASGKNIAPRVAAKLDVAQVSDITKVDSPDTFERPIYAGNAIAIVQSADPVKVITVRTTGFDAAPASGGSAAVESASAVADSGKSRFVGQEIAKSDRPELTAAKIIVSGGRALGSAEKFNEVITPLADKLGAAIGASRAAVDAGYAPNDLQVGQTGKIVAPQLYIAAGISGAIQHLAGMKDSKVIVAINKDPEAPIFSVADYGLEADLFQAVPELVKAL from the coding sequence ATGACCTCCCTCGTCATCGCAGAACACGACAATGCGTCCATCAAGGGCGCCACCCTCAACACCGTCACCGCGGCCGCGGCCTGTGGCGGCGACGTCCACGTGCTGGTGGCCGGCCACAACGCCGGCGAAGCGGCCAAGGCCGCCGCGCAGATCGCCGGCGTGGCCAAGGTGATCCACGCCGACGGCGAGCAGTTCGCCCACGGCCTGGCCGAGAACGTCGCGGCCCAGGTGCTGGCGATCGCCGGCAACTACAGCCACATCCTGTTCCCGGCCACCGCCAGCGGCAAGAACATCGCCCCGCGCGTGGCCGCCAAGCTGGACGTGGCCCAGGTCTCGGACATCACCAAGGTCGACAGCCCCGACACCTTCGAGCGCCCGATCTACGCCGGCAACGCCATCGCCATCGTGCAGAGCGCGGACCCGGTGAAGGTGATCACGGTGCGCACCACCGGCTTCGATGCCGCGCCGGCCAGCGGCGGCAGCGCCGCGGTGGAGAGCGCCAGCGCCGTGGCCGACAGCGGCAAGAGCCGCTTCGTCGGCCAGGAGATCGCCAAGAGCGACCGCCCCGAGCTGACCGCCGCCAAGATCATCGTCTCCGGCGGCCGCGCGCTCGGCTCGGCGGAGAAGTTCAACGAGGTGATCACGCCTCTGGCCGACAAGCTGGGTGCCGCCATCGGCGCCAGCCGCGCCGCGGTGGACGCCGGCTACGCGCCCAACGACCTGCAGGTCGGCCAGACCGGCAAGATCGTCGCGCCGCAGCTGTACATCGCCGCCGGCATCAGCGGCGCCATCCAGCACCTGGCCGGCATGAAGGACTCCAAGGTGATCGTGGCGATCAACAAGGACCCCGAAGCGCCGATCTTCAGCGTCGCCGACTACGGGCTGGAGGCCGACCTGTTCCAGGCGGTGCCGGAGCTGGTGAAGGCGCTCTGA
- a CDS encoding histone deacetylase family protein, giving the protein MSANKTGYFTHGSCRLHEMGEGHPECPQRLAAIEDRLLITGVLDALDQREAPEASLADLELAHDRMHVAAMRGLREQLREQIAAGGSPYAHIDPDTALNPHTWDAALHAAGAVLAATDAVLAGELRNAFCAVRPPGHHACRDRAMGFCIFNNVAIAARYALERHGLKRVAIVDFDVHHGNGTEDILAGDPRVLMVGIFQHPFYPYSGDPPAADNMVNVPVPAYTRGMDVRELVEMLWIPRLEQFRPQMIFISAGFDAHREDELGQLGLTENDYAWITHRIRQIADRFADGRIVSSLEGGYNLGALGRSVEAHVRVLADL; this is encoded by the coding sequence ATGAGTGCGAACAAGACCGGGTATTTCACGCATGGGTCGTGCCGGTTGCACGAGATGGGCGAGGGCCACCCCGAGTGCCCGCAACGGCTGGCCGCCATCGAAGACCGCCTGCTGATCACCGGTGTCCTGGATGCGCTCGACCAGCGCGAGGCGCCCGAGGCCTCGCTGGCCGACCTGGAACTGGCCCACGACCGGATGCACGTGGCGGCGATGCGCGGACTGCGCGAGCAGCTGCGCGAGCAGATCGCCGCCGGCGGCAGCCCCTACGCGCACATCGACCCGGATACCGCCCTCAACCCCCACACCTGGGACGCCGCCCTGCATGCGGCCGGCGCCGTGCTGGCGGCCACCGACGCGGTGCTGGCCGGCGAGCTGCGCAACGCCTTCTGCGCCGTGCGCCCGCCCGGGCACCATGCGTGCCGCGACCGGGCGATGGGCTTTTGCATCTTCAACAACGTCGCGATCGCGGCGCGCTACGCGCTGGAGCGGCACGGCCTGAAGCGGGTGGCGATCGTCGACTTCGACGTGCACCACGGCAACGGCACCGAGGACATCCTGGCCGGCGACCCGCGGGTGCTGATGGTCGGCATCTTCCAGCACCCGTTCTATCCCTACAGCGGCGACCCGCCGGCGGCCGACAACATGGTCAACGTGCCGGTGCCGGCGTACACCCGCGGCATGGACGTGCGCGAGCTGGTCGAGATGCTGTGGATCCCGCGGCTGGAGCAGTTCCGCCCGCAGATGATCTTCATCAGCGCCGGCTTCGACGCCCACCGCGAGGATGAACTGGGCCAGCTCGGGCTGACCGAGAACGACTACGCCTGGATCACCCACCGCATCCGGCAGATTGCCGACCGCTTCGCCGACGGCCGGATCGTCTCCAGCCTGGAGGGCGGCTACAACCTCGGCGCGCTGGGCCGCAGCGTCGAGGCGCATGTGCGCGTGCTGGCGGACCTCTGA
- the lepB gene encoding signal peptidase I — MRTLRSTATEVARWTPLVRIRGRSMQPTLAPGRLLLTRPPLGRVAVGDIVVITAAPGTRYVKRVAAGPGDLVELEAGRLYVNDRPWDGQPRVAGARVQSWRVPEGHWFVVGDDLQASDDSRVWPRPFVAASRISGVALGRWRRPGLAASASAATRGPARCRSRAAP; from the coding sequence ATGCGCACCCTGCGGAGCACCGCCACTGAGGTGGCGCGCTGGACGCCCCTCGTGCGCATCCGCGGGCGCTCCATGCAGCCCACGCTGGCGCCCGGCCGGCTGCTGCTGACGCGCCCGCCGTTGGGGCGGGTCGCCGTCGGTGACATCGTGGTGATCACCGCCGCGCCGGGCACCCGCTACGTCAAGCGGGTCGCGGCCGGGCCGGGCGATCTCGTCGAACTCGAAGCCGGCCGCCTGTACGTCAACGATCGTCCGTGGGACGGGCAGCCCCGGGTCGCCGGCGCGCGGGTGCAGTCCTGGCGCGTGCCCGAGGGCCACTGGTTCGTCGTCGGCGACGACCTGCAGGCCTCGGACGACTCGCGCGTGTGGCCGCGGCCGTTCGTCGCGGCTTCCCGGATCAGCGGGGTGGCGCTGGGCCGCTGGCGGCGTCCCGGCCTCGCCGCCTCGGCAAGCGCGGCTACCCGCGGACCAGCTCGATGCCGCTCTCGCGCAGCCCCTTGA
- a CDS encoding electron transfer flavoprotein subunit beta/FixA family protein translates to MKVLVPVKRVVDYNVKVRVKSDNTGVDIANVKMSMNPFDEIAVEEAVRLKEKGVAAEVIAVSCGVQQCQETLRTAMAIGADRAILVQTDEELQPLAVAKLLKALVDKEQPGLVILGKQAIDDDANQTGQMLAALADLPQATFASKVEVADGKAQVTREVDGGLETVSVTLPAVVTTDLRLNEPRYVTLPNIMKAKKKPLDTVTPADLGVDVAPRLKTLKVMEPPKRSAGQKVADVATLVDKLKNEAKVI, encoded by the coding sequence ATGAAGGTTCTCGTCCCGGTCAAGCGGGTGGTGGACTACAACGTGAAGGTCCGCGTCAAGTCGGACAACACGGGTGTGGACATCGCCAATGTGAAGATGAGCATGAACCCGTTCGACGAGATCGCGGTGGAGGAGGCGGTGCGCCTGAAGGAAAAGGGCGTGGCCGCCGAGGTCATCGCGGTGTCCTGCGGCGTGCAGCAGTGCCAGGAGACCCTGCGCACCGCCATGGCGATCGGCGCCGACCGCGCGATCCTGGTGCAGACCGACGAGGAGCTGCAACCGCTGGCGGTCGCCAAGTTGCTCAAGGCCCTGGTCGACAAGGAGCAGCCCGGCCTGGTGATCCTGGGCAAGCAGGCGATCGACGACGACGCCAACCAGACCGGCCAGATGCTGGCGGCGCTGGCCGACCTGCCGCAGGCCACCTTCGCCAGCAAGGTGGAAGTGGCCGACGGCAAGGCCCAGGTCACGCGCGAAGTCGATGGCGGCCTGGAGACCGTGTCGGTCACGCTGCCGGCGGTGGTGACCACCGACCTGCGCCTGAACGAGCCGCGCTACGTCACGCTGCCCAACATCATGAAGGCCAAGAAGAAGCCGCTCGACACCGTGACCCCGGCCGACCTGGGCGTGGACGTCGCGCCGCGGCTCAAGACGCTGAAGGTCATGGAGCCGCCCAAGCGCAGCGCCGGCCAGAAGGTGGCCGACGTGGCGACGCTGGTCGACAAGCTGAAGAACGAAGCGAAGGTGATCTGA
- a CDS encoding TRAP transporter large permease yields the protein MTEALLGFAAIFALALIRVPLAFAMGLVGFAGIGLTRGWTPALASTSQAVYETGFAYTLSVVPLFILMGNFVARAGLAHELFQAAYSFVGHVRGGLAHATVAACAGFGAICGSSIATAATMSKVAYPSMRKLGYSEALSTGVMAAGGTLGIMIPPSTILVIYGIITQTNIGKLFAAGVIPGALTALALMAAISYLTARDPEHAPPGERASWPERWQAVRGIWGVAVLVVVVLGGIYGGFFTATEGAGFGAFGAFLFALGRRRLTWAILYQVLVESARTTAMLFTLLIAATIFANFVNFTTMPGDLRDWITHLGLSPTMVVVAMMAIYVVLGTVMEELTMVLLTIPLFFPIVTSMGFDPIWFGVLIVMVVQIGLISPPVGMNLFVLNSLLPGVGLPTIFRGCWPFVAVMVLMLGLLVAFPQLSLWLPSLMG from the coding sequence GTGACCGAAGCCCTGCTCGGATTCGCCGCGATCTTCGCGCTCGCCCTCATCCGGGTGCCGCTGGCGTTCGCCATGGGCCTGGTCGGCTTCGCCGGCATCGGACTGACGCGCGGCTGGACGCCGGCGCTGGCCAGCACCTCGCAGGCCGTCTATGAAACCGGCTTCGCCTACACGCTGTCGGTGGTGCCGCTGTTCATCCTGATGGGCAACTTCGTGGCCCGGGCCGGCCTGGCGCACGAGCTGTTCCAGGCGGCGTACTCCTTCGTCGGCCACGTGCGCGGCGGGCTGGCCCACGCCACGGTGGCGGCCTGCGCCGGCTTCGGCGCGATCTGCGGCTCGTCCATCGCCACCGCCGCCACCATGAGCAAGGTGGCCTATCCGTCGATGCGAAAGCTGGGCTACAGCGAGGCCCTGTCCACCGGCGTGATGGCGGCCGGCGGCACGCTGGGGATCATGATCCCGCCGTCCACCATCCTGGTCATCTACGGGATCATCACCCAGACCAACATCGGCAAGCTGTTCGCCGCCGGGGTCATCCCCGGCGCGCTGACCGCGCTCGCGCTGATGGCGGCCATTTCCTACCTGACGGCGCGCGACCCCGAGCATGCGCCGCCCGGCGAGCGCGCCAGCTGGCCCGAGCGCTGGCAGGCCGTGCGCGGCATCTGGGGCGTGGCGGTGCTGGTGGTGGTGGTGCTGGGCGGCATCTACGGCGGCTTCTTCACCGCCACCGAGGGCGCCGGCTTCGGTGCGTTCGGCGCCTTCCTGTTCGCCCTGGGGCGGCGTCGGCTGACCTGGGCCATCCTCTACCAGGTGCTGGTGGAGTCGGCCCGCACCACGGCCATGCTGTTCACGCTGCTGATCGCCGCCACCATCTTCGCCAACTTCGTGAACTTCACGACCATGCCGGGCGACCTGCGCGACTGGATCACCCACCTGGGCCTGTCGCCCACCATGGTCGTGGTGGCGATGATGGCGATCTACGTGGTGCTGGGCACGGTGATGGAGGAGCTGACGATGGTGCTGCTGACCATCCCCCTGTTCTTCCCCATCGTCACCAGCATGGGGTTCGACCCGATCTGGTTCGGCGTGCTGATCGTGATGGTGGTGCAGATCGGCCTGATCTCGCCGCCGGTGGGCATGAACCTGTTCGTGCTCAACTCGCTGCTGCCCGGCGTCGGCCTGCCGACCATCTTCCGCGGCTGCTGGCCGTTCGTGGCGGTGATGGTGCTGATGCTGGGGCTGCTGGTCGCGTTCCCACAGCTCAGCCTGTGGCTGCCGTCGCTGATGGGGTGA
- a CDS encoding TRAP transporter small permease, giving the protein MKKTLVLLCGLLSGAALFGIMALTFFDVLGRKFLSNSIPGSLEVTELLMVVVIFAALPLVSERGEHVEFDSLDPYLPGWLRRLQAVVVHLLCAAALLALGWLMWRTGNQFLASGETTAQLQVLKAPFLYGMSVLCAITGAVHLWLMGQEPVDRAEGEGAAL; this is encoded by the coding sequence ATGAAGAAAACCCTCGTGCTGCTGTGCGGCCTGCTGTCCGGCGCCGCGCTGTTCGGCATCATGGCCCTGACGTTCTTCGACGTGCTGGGCCGCAAGTTCCTCAGCAACTCCATCCCGGGCTCGCTCGAGGTCACCGAGCTGCTGATGGTGGTGGTGATCTTCGCCGCGCTGCCGCTGGTGTCCGAGCGCGGCGAACACGTCGAGTTCGACTCGCTCGATCCCTACCTGCCCGGCTGGCTGCGCCGCCTCCAGGCCGTCGTCGTGCACCTGCTGTGCGCGGCCGCCCTGCTGGCGCTGGGCTGGCTGATGTGGCGCACCGGCAACCAGTTCCTGGCCAGCGGCGAGACCACCGCCCAGTTGCAGGTCCTCAAGGCGCCGTTCCTGTACGGCATGAGCGTGCTGTGCGCCATCACCGGCGCCGTCCACCTGTGGCTGATGGGCCAGGAGCCGGTGGACCGCGCCGAGGGCGAAGGAGCCGCGCTGTGA
- a CDS encoding DUF58 domain-containing protein, which yields MTQPRSAFGAPAPRGRRLWPGKAGSSGAREWNPAALVRGRFRAWWQARLPLADTLVLTQRNVYILPTRPGLMLAATLLVLLVASINYQLNLGYLLTFLLAGSAVAGMHVCHATLRGLTLVLAPPEPVFAGSSAPLRVTLTNGRKAARYGIGLAVLDDGHEDHWAWTDVPGLGTAAVSVAFQPPRRGLHRVPPLTAETRFPLGTFRVWTVWRPAAQVLVWPAPEPLPPPLPEGEPRAGTAGPTRVQTAGEFDGVRAYRRGDPLKLVVWKKAAKSDELVSRDTQQAQRRELWLDFARAGAADGEARLSRLAAWVMQADKLGVDYGLRLPGLEIAPDSGEGHRRRCLEALALC from the coding sequence ATGACCCAGCCCCGAAGCGCCTTCGGCGCTCCCGCTCCAAGGGGTCGCCGCCTGTGGCCCGGCAAAGCCGGTTCCTCGGGGGCTCGCGAATGGAATCCGGCGGCCCTGGTGCGCGGGCGCTTCCGCGCCTGGTGGCAGGCGCGCCTGCCGCTCGCGGACACGCTGGTGCTCACCCAGCGCAACGTCTACATCCTGCCCACCCGCCCCGGCCTGATGCTGGCGGCCACGCTGCTGGTGCTGCTGGTCGCCTCGATCAACTACCAGCTCAACCTGGGCTACCTGCTGACTTTCCTGCTGGCCGGCAGCGCCGTGGCCGGCATGCACGTGTGCCATGCCACGCTGCGCGGCCTGACGCTGGTGCTGGCGCCGCCCGAGCCGGTGTTCGCCGGCAGCAGCGCGCCGCTGCGCGTGACGCTGACCAACGGGCGCAAGGCCGCGCGCTACGGCATCGGCCTGGCCGTGCTGGACGACGGCCACGAGGACCACTGGGCCTGGACCGACGTGCCCGGCCTGGGCACCGCCGCCGTCTCGGTCGCGTTCCAGCCGCCGCGGCGCGGCCTGCACCGGGTGCCGCCGCTGACCGCCGAGACGCGCTTTCCGCTCGGCACCTTCCGCGTCTGGACCGTGTGGCGGCCGGCCGCCCAGGTGCTGGTCTGGCCGGCGCCCGAGCCGCTGCCGCCGCCCCTGCCCGAGGGCGAGCCGCGCGCCGGCACCGCCGGCCCGACGAGGGTTCAGACCGCCGGCGAGTTCGACGGCGTGCGCGCCTACCGCCGCGGCGACCCGCTCAAGCTGGTGGTCTGGAAGAAGGCCGCCAAGTCCGACGAGCTGGTCAGCCGCGACACCCAGCAGGCGCAGCGCCGCGAACTCTGGCTGGACTTCGCCCGCGCCGGCGCCGCCGACGGCGAGGCCCGCCTGTCGCGGCTGGCGGCCTGGGTGATGCAGGCCGACAAGCTGGGGGTGGACTACGGGCTGCGGCTGCCCGGCCTGGAGATCGCGCCCGACAGCGGCGAGGGCCACCGGCGGCGCTGCCTGGAGGCGCTGGCGCTGTGCTGA
- a CDS encoding DUF6448 family protein has translation MFFAQLLRSLAGAIVPTAQAHCDTTDGPAVTDGRRALATGNINHALKWIQADGEAELKEVFTKALAVRKLGPQAAEVADRLFLETLVRIHRMGEGVGFTGIQPTGAHVEPIVAAADRALETGDDREVRALAPAERRDELHRRFHAALGKKGFDVDDVPAARDYVAAYVSFFKYAEGEDHDHGHPVPAGGAHAHPAEHRH, from the coding sequence ATGTTCTTCGCCCAACTCTTGCGCTCGCTCGCCGGTGCGATCGTTCCAACGGCCCAGGCCCACTGCGACACCACCGACGGCCCCGCGGTCACCGACGGCCGCCGTGCACTCGCCACCGGCAACATCAACCACGCCCTCAAGTGGATCCAGGCCGACGGCGAGGCCGAGCTGAAGGAGGTTTTCACCAAGGCGCTGGCCGTGCGCAAGCTCGGCCCGCAAGCCGCCGAGGTCGCCGACCGGCTGTTCCTGGAAACCCTGGTGCGGATCCACCGCATGGGCGAGGGCGTCGGCTTCACCGGCATCCAGCCGACCGGTGCGCATGTCGAGCCGATCGTCGCGGCAGCGGACCGGGCGCTCGAAACCGGCGATGACCGGGAAGTCCGCGCACTGGCGCCCGCGGAACGCCGCGACGAGTTGCATCGGCGCTTCCACGCGGCACTGGGCAAGAAGGGCTTCGACGTCGATGACGTTCCCGCGGCCCGCGACTACGTCGCCGCCTACGTGAGCTTCTTCAAGTACGCCGAGGGCGAGGACCACGACCACGGCCACCCTGTCCCTGCCGGCGGCGCGCATGCGCACCCTGCGGAGCACCGCCACTGA
- a CDS encoding enoyl-CoA hydratase, producing MDNDNPPILQTRDARGVATLTLNRPGNFNALGEEMLGALQAALDQLAGDESVRVVVIAAEGKAFCPGHNLKEMIATPELDYYQQLFSQCSRVMLSIQKLPVPVIARVHGIATAAGCQLVAQCDLAVASTDAKFAVSGVNFGLFCSTPSVPLLRNIAPKQAMEMLVTGEFIGAEEAKQRGLVNRVAAPERLDAEIESLVASILAKPRKALAMGKELFYRQRELGIEAAYQLASQTMAVNMMDGCAQEGVTAFTEKRQPKWN from the coding sequence ATGGACAACGACAACCCGCCGATCCTGCAGACCCGCGACGCGCGCGGCGTCGCCACCCTGACCCTGAACCGGCCGGGCAACTTCAACGCGCTGGGCGAGGAGATGCTGGGCGCGCTGCAGGCCGCGCTGGACCAGCTGGCCGGCGACGAGTCGGTGCGGGTGGTGGTGATTGCCGCCGAGGGCAAGGCTTTCTGCCCGGGGCACAACCTCAAGGAGATGATCGCGACGCCCGAGCTGGACTACTACCAGCAGCTGTTCTCGCAGTGCAGCCGCGTGATGCTGTCGATCCAGAAGCTGCCGGTGCCGGTCATCGCCCGGGTACACGGCATCGCCACGGCCGCCGGCTGCCAGCTGGTCGCCCAGTGCGACCTGGCGGTGGCGTCGACCGACGCGAAGTTCGCCGTCAGCGGCGTCAACTTCGGCCTGTTCTGCTCCACGCCCAGCGTGCCGTTGCTGCGCAACATCGCGCCCAAGCAGGCGATGGAGATGCTGGTCACCGGCGAGTTCATCGGCGCCGAGGAAGCGAAGCAGCGCGGCCTGGTCAACCGGGTCGCTGCGCCCGAGCGGCTGGACGCGGAGATCGAGTCGCTGGTCGCCAGCATCCTGGCCAAGCCGCGCAAGGCGCTGGCCATGGGCAAGGAGCTGTTCTACCGGCAGCGCGAACTGGGGATCGAGGCGGCCTACCAGCTGGCCTCGCAGACCATGGCGGTGAACATGATGGACGGCTGCGCCCAGGAAGGCGTGACCGCGTTCACCGAGAAGCGCCAGCCGAAGTGGAACTGA
- a CDS encoding TRAP transporter substrate-binding protein encodes MKRLSLSAAALAAAFACAPAAAETVLTLSSWVPPTHALTLAQKEWCDLVAQKAAGKIKCNQLPRAVAAPPGTFDAVKNGLADVSFTVHGYTPGRFVLTQMAEFPFLGDSAEPLSVAFNRVAAKHPEFAKEHAGVHVLTYFTHGPGMVLNTKKPVAKLEDLQGLKWRVGGGMVNEIAKTLGMNVTLKPAPESYELLSGGVMDGTLFPAESVDSFKLDKLIKYATTFPGGLYNTSFVFMMNEDKYKKLSPEEKKAVDDASGEVAARIFGRGWDKVDNKALENMKANGVQFTKADAKFVNDVKSHTSKLEEKWAKDAEAKGLKDAAKVLAEFRSEIAKASK; translated from the coding sequence ATGAAACGCCTGTCGCTCTCGGCCGCCGCACTGGCCGCCGCCTTCGCCTGTGCCCCGGCTGCCGCGGAGACGGTGCTCACGCTCTCGAGTTGGGTGCCGCCCACCCATGCGCTGACCCTGGCCCAGAAGGAATGGTGCGACCTGGTCGCGCAGAAGGCCGCCGGCAAGATCAAGTGCAACCAGCTCCCGCGCGCCGTCGCCGCACCGCCCGGCACCTTCGATGCGGTCAAGAACGGCCTGGCCGACGTGTCCTTCACCGTCCACGGCTACACCCCCGGCCGCTTCGTGCTGACGCAGATGGCCGAATTCCCGTTCCTGGGCGACAGCGCCGAGCCGCTCTCGGTGGCGTTCAACCGGGTGGCCGCCAAGCACCCCGAGTTCGCCAAGGAGCACGCCGGCGTCCACGTGCTGACCTACTTCACCCACGGCCCGGGCATGGTGCTCAACACCAAGAAGCCGGTGGCCAAGCTGGAGGACCTGCAGGGCCTGAAGTGGCGCGTGGGCGGCGGCATGGTCAACGAGATCGCCAAGACGCTGGGCATGAACGTCACGCTCAAGCCGGCGCCCGAGTCCTACGAGCTGCTGTCGGGCGGCGTGATGGACGGCACCCTGTTCCCGGCCGAGTCGGTCGATTCGTTCAAGCTCGACAAGCTGATCAAGTACGCCACCACCTTCCCCGGCGGCCTGTACAACACCAGCTTCGTCTTCATGATGAACGAGGACAAGTACAAGAAGCTCAGCCCGGAGGAGAAGAAGGCCGTCGACGACGCCTCCGGCGAAGTCGCCGCGCGCATCTTCGGGCGCGGCTGGGACAAGGTCGACAACAAGGCCCTCGAGAACATGAAGGCCAACGGCGTGCAGTTCACCAAGGCCGACGCCAAGTTCGTCAACGACGTCAAGTCGCACACCTCCAAGCTGGAGGAAAAGTGGGCCAAGGACGCCGAGGCCAAGGGCCTGAAGGACGCGGCCAAGGTGCTGGCCGAGTTCCGCTCCGAGATCGCGAAGGCTTCCAAATAA
- a CDS encoding mechanosensitive ion channel family protein has translation MNPLRRLILSLDHPGLPVEAGVLLGCLLLAAGLSWWMGRGRHPGSVWFGRIVVDGLLFPLLALALVTTARAILDDYLPLALLRLAVPVLLSLAGIRFIARVLTVAFPNSGLARLVERVFSWLAWIAAALWVAGVLPAVMAQLDAFQFAFGKSRVSVLTLLEGLLWAGVVLVGALWASAVLERRVLQPAVQDLSLRKVAANAIRSVLLLVALLFALSATGIDLTALSVLGGALGVGLGFGLQKLASNYISGFVILFERSLRIGDLVKVDNFEGRVLDIKTRYTRIRAANGREAFVPNEKLIIERTENLSAADPKVMVTTDVTVVADSDVERVQQVLVAAARSVPLVMSDPPPAARLGRFLPNGLEFTVQFWIPDASTLQLNVRSDVNLAVLKGLRESGIELVRG, from the coding sequence ATGAACCCGCTGCGACGCCTGATCCTCAGCCTGGACCATCCCGGCCTCCCAGTGGAGGCGGGGGTGCTGCTCGGCTGCCTGCTGCTGGCGGCCGGCCTGTCGTGGTGGATGGGCCGCGGGCGCCACCCCGGCTCGGTCTGGTTCGGCCGCATCGTGGTCGATGGCCTGCTGTTCCCGCTGCTGGCGCTGGCGCTGGTGACCACCGCGCGGGCCATCCTGGACGACTACCTGCCGCTGGCGCTGCTGCGGCTGGCGGTGCCGGTGCTGCTGTCGCTGGCCGGCATCCGGTTCATCGCCCGCGTGCTGACGGTCGCCTTCCCGAACTCGGGGCTGGCGCGGCTGGTGGAGCGGGTGTTCTCCTGGCTCGCCTGGATCGCCGCGGCGCTGTGGGTGGCGGGCGTGCTGCCGGCCGTGATGGCCCAGCTGGACGCCTTCCAGTTCGCCTTCGGCAAGTCGCGCGTGAGCGTGCTGACGCTGCTCGAGGGGCTGCTGTGGGCCGGCGTGGTGCTGGTGGGCGCGCTGTGGGCCTCGGCGGTGCTCGAGCGGCGGGTGCTGCAGCCGGCGGTGCAGGACCTCTCGCTGCGCAAGGTGGCGGCCAACGCGATCCGCTCGGTCCTGCTGCTGGTGGCGCTGCTGTTCGCGCTGTCGGCCACCGGCATCGACCTGACGGCGCTGTCGGTGCTGGGCGGCGCCCTCGGCGTGGGCCTGGGCTTCGGCCTGCAGAAGCTGGCGTCCAACTACATCAGCGGCTTCGTGATCCTGTTCGAGCGCTCGCTGCGCATCGGCGACCTGGTCAAGGTCGACAACTTCGAGGGCCGGGTGCTGGACATCAAGACCCGCTACACCCGGATCCGGGCGGCCAACGGGCGCGAGGCGTTCGTGCCCAACGAGAAGCTGATCATCGAGCGCACCGAGAACCTGTCCGCGGCCGATCCCAAGGTGATGGTGACCACCGACGTGACGGTGGTGGCCGACAGCGACGTGGAACGGGTGCAGCAGGTGCTGGTGGCCGCCGCGCGCTCGGTGCCCCTCGTGATGAGCGATCCGCCGCCCGCTGCGCGGCTGGGCCGTTTCCTGCCGAACGGGCTGGAGTTCACGGTGCAGTTCTGGATCCCCGATGCCAGCACGCTGCAGTTGAATGTGCGCTCGGACGTGAACCTGGCCGTGCTCAAGGGGCTGCGCGAGAGCGGCATCGAGCTGGTCCGCGGGTAG
- a CDS encoding AAA family ATPase yields MEARQKLKALLDQLNTVIVGKTDQVRDCVACLLAGGHLLIEDVPGVGKTTLAHALARSFGLHFSRVQFTADLMPSDLSGVSIYERGKEAFVFHPGPIFAQVLLADEINRASPKTQSALLEAMEEKQVTIEGETRALPAPFFVIATQNPHDQLGTFALPESQLDRFLMRISLGYPDRAAERELLSGADRRDMVVGMAGKLTPADLDALQRQVLAVHTAEPLLNYVQDLIAATRSGRWFLQGLSPRAGIALVRAAKAQALISGRDYVAPDDVQAILPQTIAHRLVPAGDAGRGPVEQVRAMLEAVPLP; encoded by the coding sequence ATGGAAGCACGACAAAAACTCAAGGCGCTGCTGGACCAGCTTAACACGGTGATCGTGGGCAAGACCGACCAGGTGCGCGATTGCGTGGCCTGCCTGCTGGCCGGCGGCCACCTGCTGATCGAGGACGTTCCCGGCGTCGGCAAGACCACCCTGGCGCATGCGCTGGCGCGCTCGTTCGGGCTGCACTTCTCGCGGGTGCAGTTCACCGCCGACCTGATGCCCAGCGACCTGTCCGGCGTGTCGATCTACGAGCGCGGCAAGGAAGCCTTCGTCTTCCACCCCGGGCCGATCTTCGCCCAGGTGCTGCTGGCCGACGAGATCAACCGCGCCAGCCCCAAGACCCAGAGCGCCCTGCTGGAGGCGATGGAGGAGAAGCAGGTGACGATCGAGGGCGAGACGCGCGCCCTGCCCGCCCCGTTCTTCGTGATCGCCACCCAGAACCCGCACGACCAGCTGGGCACCTTCGCCCTGCCCGAGTCGCAACTCGACCGCTTCCTGATGCGCATCTCGCTCGGCTACCCGGACCGCGCGGCCGAGCGCGAGCTGCTGTCCGGCGCCGACCGCCGCGACATGGTGGTGGGCATGGCCGGCAAGCTCACGCCGGCCGACCTGGACGCGCTGCAGCGCCAGGTGCTGGCGGTGCACACGGCCGAGCCGCTGCTCAACTACGTGCAGGACCTGATCGCCGCCACCCGCAGCGGCCGCTGGTTCCTGCAGGGCCTGTCGCCGCGCGCCGGCATCGCGCTGGTGCGCGCGGCCAAGGCGCAGGCCCTGATCAGCGGGCGCGACTACGTGGCGCCCGACGACGTCCAGGCCATCCTGCCGCAGACCATCGCGCACCGGCTGGTGCCCGCCGGCGATGCCGGCCGCGGCCCGGTCGAGCAGGTGCGGGCGATGCTGGAGGCGGTGCCGCTGCCCTGA